A portion of the Sabethes cyaneus chromosome 3, idSabCyanKW18_F2, whole genome shotgun sequence genome contains these proteins:
- the LOC128740025 gene encoding uncharacterized protein DDB_G0287625-like — NNNNNNNNNNNNNNNNNNNNNNNNNNNNNNNNNNNNNNNNNNNNNNNNNNNNNNNNNHNNNNNNNNNNNNNNNNNNNNNNNNNNNNNNNNNNNNNNNNNNNNNNNNNNNNNNNNNNNNNNNNNNNNNNNNNNNNNNNNNNNNNNNNNNNNNNNNNNNNNNNNNNNNNNNNNNNNNNNNNNNNNNNNNNNNNNNNNNNNNNNNNNNNNNNNNNNNNNNNNNN; from the exons aataataataataataataataataataataataataataataataataataataataataataataataataataataataataataataataataataataataataataataataataataataataataataataataataataataataataataataataataatcataataataataataataataataataataataataataataataataataataataataataataataataataataataataataataataataataataataataataataataataataataataataataataataataataataataataataat aataataataataataataataataataataataataataataataataataataataataataataataataataataataataataataataataataataataataataataataataataataataataataataataataataataataataataataataataataataataataataataataataataataataataataataataataataataataataataataataataataataataataataataataataataataataataataataataataataataataataataataataataataataataataataat
- the LOC128740028 gene encoding uncharacterized protein DDB_G0292186-like: protein NNNNNNNNNNNNNNNNNNNNNNNNNNNNNNNNNNNNNNNNNNKAESGDNVQQRFYNNNNNNNNNNNNNNNNNNNNNNNNNNNNNNNNNNNNNNNNNNNNNNNNNNNNNNNNNNNNNNNNNNNNNNNNNNNNNNNNNNNNNNNNNNNNNNNNNNNNNNNNNNNNNNNNNNNNNNNNNNNNNNNNNNNNNNNNNVYVMVAFLFHAAGHFSHALNYEKIEREYSCFRHNCRSRARNVCSNGKSDHFVVGGRKDLMDGLACSTYQANTVEKARGNDCRSDLQ, encoded by the exons aataataataataataataataataataataataataataataataataataataataataataataataataataataataataataataataataataataataataataataataataataataaggcGGAAT CTGGTGACAACGTTCAGCAACGAT tctataataataataataataataataataataataataataataataataataataataataataataataataataataataataataataataataataataataataataataataataataataataataataataataataataataataataataataataataataataataataataataataataataataataataataataataataataataataataataataataataataataataataataataataataataataataataataataataataataataataataataataataataataataataataataataataataataataataataataataataataataataataataataataataataataataataataataataataataataat GTGTACGTTATGGTGGCATTTCTCTTTCATGCGGCTGGTCACTTTAGCCATGCTCTGAATTACGAGAAGATCGAACGGGAGTATTCCTGCTTCAGACATAACTGCAGGAGTCGGGCTCGTAACGTATGCTCCAATGGCAAATCGGACCATTTTGTTGTAGGTGGGCGCAAGGATTTGATGGACGGCCTGGCCTGCTCTACTTACCAAGCCAATACCGTAGAGAAGGCGCGAGGTAACGATTGCCGATCCGATTTGCAGTAG